TTGTTTTTATGATCCTATCAGTCCTCACATAAAATAACAGAGGGAGCACTAAATGTACCTGCTGCGTAGGAAGATGTGTTTGGCCTGTTTGATGATCTTCTCCAGCAGCCCCTCACTCTGCTGCAGGCTGGAGATTTCAGCTTTGTCGTAGGCCAGCGGCCCAGCTAGACGCATGCGTTTGTGGCCGAAGGGGGCGCTAGCAGGGTGTGGCATCACCACAGAGCTCAGCTGCTGCTTGTGGAACTGGAACAGACACATGGTTGATCAATGAAACGagaaattataaaaatcaaacCATTATTAAAACTATAAAGTGGTGATACCgtttcaaaacacattttaagcaTTTCTGTTCTTCAGTTGCTTCTCATTTATTGGCAGACACATATACTGCGATACTGAAATAGACGAAGCTTCAGGTGCGATGCACATCGgcttcacacagtgtttcaCCTCTCTCATCATTTGATGCAGGTTGTGTTCCAGTACGTAAAGGTGGTCGTCTGGTTTGGGTTTCTCTGGAGACGCCCGGTggttcttcttctctcctgtaGAGTGGCACAGTGAGATGGAGAGCTGCAGACCTATGCAGAGGGATCACAGGAACAAACAAGACATGAGTATGTTTGTCAAAGCCGactccagagccacagaaatGATAAAAAGGCAGCAATGTTTGATTTACAATGTTTACAAAAGcctttcaaatgtaaatattaggATTAATATCTGAACCAGGGGAGCATTTGAACTTTGGATGAATTCTACTGTAAAAAAGCTTTTCCAATAAGTTGTCATATATcttttttcttagttttttgGAATAAATTCATTCATACTCATCTATTAGAACACAGGACATGGACGGTGATTGTAGTGTACAAACTTAAACTACGATACAGGAGTATAAAAAGCTAAAAATTGACAAGCAGTGAGTGTTCTGACCTGGGAAGGGCTGTGAGATGATCTGATTCTTCACAACAATGTGAGGGATCTGGGATTTAATCTGGACGGCTTCCCTGGACAGCTGAGCGAAGATCTCCTTACACAGCAAAACGTTCTGAGCTGCCTCTAGCTTTACATGCCACGCCTGGGTACCTGGGCAGAAGgagcaaaaactttttttttttaaaaaggtagaGAAAAGGTGATGGCAGGATGAAGAGAGATCAGGTGAGGAAAATAGGAAGAGACTTAAGATGATACACATTTTGTCCAACACCAATCGGAAGAAGTGCAATGtgaagtctttgtgttttgaatcATACCTGCTTTATTTTTTGGCGGTCTCCTGAAAAGGTTGACGGTTCCCAGATCACCAATATCTGGAGCTTGTTTCTGGATGGACACCTGAAGACATAAACAGCATACAGCGATTACTGACTCCATGTTTCTGATATCATCAAACGTATGGGTGATTGTAGGTGACAGTAGTATGAAAACGGCTCATAGAAAAAAAGAGTATTTTGATGGAGCGTGAAATTGTGGAGACACACGTCAAACAATGGTTTGTTTCTTTCTCACCTTGATATAAGCAGATCCCTCCAGATCACTGGGGATCTGGACATCGAGGGGGCAGTAGTCCTCTGGGATCTTTTTGTCCAGGTCAATGTCTGTGTTCTTGATCACCTCAAATGTGCCATGATGAGGAAAAAGGGAACCTGAATGGGTAAATAATCAGCCTGGGGTTAGACTACAAGTTAAAAGTGCCCTCACAATAAGACAGCTATGTTTTGTAAAAAACCCTTTTCAGATTTGAGTAAACATGAGAGGCCTCCTCACCCGCGCTCCGGTAGCTGAGGTCTCCCAGGATCTTGTCTCCTACTTTGCGGAGTTTCCACTGAGAGCGAAGTCGCAGCAGCTCAGAGTTGAAGTCTCTCTGCCTCCTGTTCTCCAGGTTCTCTGCTACTGACTTACTGAGCTTCTCCGCTCCCTTCAGGAGGAGCTGCGCTGCTGTGCCCAATGATTTCTTTTTACTGATCAGTTGGAACACCTGGGGGGTCTGCACGAGGGCAAGAAACAGTCTGTCAGTGGActgatgtaaatgtgtgtgtacaacATCGGAAactaaaatataacataaacCAAAGATCGTCAtcatatttgaacattttgtcaATGTTGCCCCTCCTGTAGATATTTAGTAATAGAAGTGATACTCTTTAGCAGTTTACCTTGCCAGCTGTTGGATCCTGAGAAACGGGGTCTAAGGCCATGTACTTCTTCTCCTTCACCACACTGAGCACATCATAGAGGACACACATCTCTGTTAGGGCACTGCGCAGGTTGTTACGCACTGAGTCCCAGGGCCAAAGAGACGGCTGAAACTTCACTGTGCCTGTGtaaggaaaaaaatgatttagcTTATATTCTGGCccaaaacagtccaaaagtccaaaacagaaaattacTTGCACATCTATTTCATAAGACAGGACTATCGACTCTAAATCCCCCCTGCTTTCTCTTGAGTATACGTtaccttcttcctcctctggctCCTGCTTGCCCCACTCACGGTCCCTGGGTTCACCTTCGACCCCATCCTCCTCAGAGTCAGATCCCTGGCTGAAGTCAATTCTTTGAGCCAACTTCGACAAGTTCTGGGACATGGACAGAGGGGGGACGTATGTCTCTGTCCCATCCAGAGCCACTTCCTGCACCTGCTTCTCACAGGAAGACTCGATGCTGACCCTCACTGCTGGACCACCAGACATGATGACAGGGCTGATGGGAGGGAGGCAAACAGAGAGATTCAATCATCAAACTGTCTGAGACACAGCAGGGGACGTACATAATGACTGACATGTTTGAGGCCACTttgaaataacaaacaaaaacacaaattctgttaaaaaaatgtaaataaaaaggcacaaacaagaaaacaggtCTGGATAAGTGGACTGAGCAGCTAACTAATTGGAAAGAAACTGTATTTCACCATCTCTAAAACTAAAACTTGTCATGTTCAGGACCTCCTGGTTTAACCTTAACTTTTAGTTAACATTTAGATTGTATCAATGTAACTACATAAATGACTTATTGATAATAGCTGCACCAGCTGCATTTGATTGTGTATAGCTGTGTCTGGCTAGCAAcactagctagcgttagcttctTGCTAATCTCACAGGATGAATGAAGACCCTGTAGCTTGAAATAAATGTCCAAATGACAGCATTTTCTTTAAACGTGTAAATCTTACCTCTGCTATCCAAtacagacaaaaatataaagGTTATTCGCTGGAGTTGTTGGAGTTTATGTCCAGTAGCTTCGTGAATGGCTCATTCTTCGCTCTCTTCACACCGGAACAAAGGCACTCTGCTGCCCCCTAGCGTGGCGGAAGCTGGCTACATTTTTTAGGAACTTCATGTTAATTACTTCAATAAAGTCTTAATCCGTTGATTAAATAATCAGCTTTAGTTTAAAGCTTATTAAGGTGAGATAAATTACTTTAGATACATTTAATATGAGGAGGAGCCTGTTCGGTCAGGGGGTAGGAACCAAGAAAATATACATCAATACGAGACGGACACGGCGGGCAGTTTAAACAACCGGATGTGACGTTCAGGACAAAAACGTCCAGTCGTTTTTTTTTAGGTTGGCATGGATTTCAGATGATAAACAAACCTTCTGGGGTTGAATTGATCTCTTTCCGGCTCATTTGTGGCTCTTTCCTGGATTATTTTGCgtttcttttacattttgaatgtcTCCTATAAATGTGTAATGGGACTGAACGCCTGCAACACAGTGAAGCTAAGTTAGCCAACAGTAGCTAACCCTTAGCACGGCTAACGGAGGATGTTTCTGGGAAATGTCCAGCAGCGTATttcaagaaaatgaagagaaaagtgGCTCGTTTAAGACTCAGTCCCAACGAAGAGGCGAGGATAATACGAGAGGAACatgaaaggaggagaaaactGCGCATACAGCAGGTAATGTGCGATGATAACAACAAGTTTCTTTCTGTTGTGTCTCAGCTTTCTGCTTCACTTCATGTCCGTGATTCCTGTCCACCTGACAGCTTCTCATGGTGTCACCAGAGGTATGTTTCATTTAGAAAGATTACCAGTTAAGCCAGGTCTTATTTTGTACCTCTGGCTCGCTGTCAGGAAATTATGTTTCATAAAGAAGAGAAGCTCATGTCTGTTTTAGAGAAGATGTCCAAGGTATTCAAGTCTACATATGTTGTGCTCTGCAATGGAATAAAACCAATAAACAACTTTGAcccatgactgtagctacctATTTAGTTTTTTACCAGCAGTTTACACTTTAAATATCACTTAGGTGaaattacagaaacacacatccaGAAGTCTGTTTGcttaaaaacactaaaagagCCGACAATCAATTGTAGTTGttcaaaaaacaacatgataacCTCTTTGAGGCTGCCAACTGACAGAGAACTTTATTTCCTAATAGATGCAAATTATCTTCATTTCTTGCTGTCAAATAAATTAGCAGGAATGGGCCCTATTTGCGGTCATTCATGTTGTGTTGCATCTTACTCATCTTGCACAATAATGTAATTTGCAGCACTTATGATGCAATGAAAGTTCACGTTAATCTTATTGGACTCAAACCCATAGTGACATAATCACAGCAGTGCTGCAACAAACTGAGCAAACAGCAGATTTGATCAGGACTGAGTTGATTTGTCAGAAAAAGGTACTCATACTCTTACTTCATTCTTTGACGGTTAACATCAGTTTCCTCCTctaacacatcagttttctttaTTGTGAATGTATGGGATCTTGATGTCTCGGCTCTCTGTCAAATGGTTCTCAAACCAGGTTTGACCGATTCTGATTTGGTGTCATGAAACAGCTTTGTGAAAAACACCCCTCTGGACAATTTCAAACTAGATGGTTATTTCAAGACGCAATATGCATATGTATTTTGCTTTGACACCCAGGTGCGGGAGCAGCAGCGAGACATCGCGCTGCAGATCCGCCGGGAGGTTGAGCAGAGACGGCAGCGTGAgctggagaagctggaggaggagctgagggaggacTGGGAACGACAGCAGAGGGAGAAGCTAAACGCACTGCAGAAATTATACGAGGAGAGCCTCCAGCTTCTCGGTCAGGGACACAGGAGTGCTAAAGAAAATGTAAGATAACAGCAGTCTGAAACCAGTAAGACCTTGTGTTTATTAACCACAGTTTCTGTTGCTGAATGAAGACAATACACCCGTTAATGAAGCCATCAAGACCCTTCAGGACATTTTGGTCAATAGTGATTGTAAGATGTAAGATGAATTTGGAGGCCAAATCAAGGAGAATGTCTGCAAACCAAAATGTGATCAACACCATCACTAGACAACGCCGACTCATTGAACTGGTGTAATTTGATTCCCTTTGCACAAGGAACCCGACCTGGCAGCCATAgctcagagggaggaggagaaccaCATCAAAGCAGAGGAGCGTTATCGAGAGGCACTGAAGGAGCTCAAATCACAGAGGCTTAAAGACCATGAGAAACAGAGCCGGTGAGCAGCATCataaacatttatatgtttGAATTTAACCACAATTAACTGAACATTAAGTctatttctttgcttttctgtaGATCTATCAATGCCAGGAAGAAGGCCCTACAGGCAGAAAAGGAAAGAGCAGCAAAAGTGGCGAGTCTCCCCCCGCCTCCCCCGAACCCCATCCAGGTGATTTGATCAGTTTATGAATTACAGTGATTCTCTCCTGAAGTACTTTTGTCTGTACACATGTGGCACGGTGTAGGTTTTGTGTGGAGTCAAAGTAactttgtcttttcttgctCAAGCAGAACATTGAATGCAAGAAGCTACACGTAGTAAAGAAATCTGACGTGAGTGCCTTCGCTGCCACATATTACCACATGTCTGGGGGAACAGTGGACAGAGAGGTGGACATGGAGCAGGTAAGATCTCTGATTATTTTATGCTTCTAAACCAACGTTTTGTTAGCCCTGCTCCTGTCAGAGTTGTTTAATCTGTATGTGTTTGCAGCCTGATGCTCATGAGGGAGCTGAGCTGGAGGCGAGGAGGCTGCAGGAGttacagagggaggagaagaggaggagagaggagcagctggagaaggCTCGTCTCAGAGGGAAGCAGGCTCTAAAGAGGGAACATCTCGTGCAGGTATGACTTACCTGTTACCTGATGAGGAGATAGACACCAGAATTGTTCGTGTAAATCTGACAAATGATTTCCTCTCGCTGTTGCAAACACTGCAGACTGACTTTTcatataataaaaatatcataGTGGTTTGGTTTAATACTAGGATCAAAAGATTTCCCCATAACATGTTTCATAGTCTTGTTACTTATCAAAAGAGACCAGAAATGTTCAATGTTTTAGCTTTTTGTGTCAGATCTGTTTTCTATGATCTCCTTCAGGATCGTGAGCGGCTGCTTGTTGAGCTGGAGCACATGCAGCAGACAGACCTGctgaggaggagacagcaggTGTCACAGATGCCTCCTCAGATCTTCCAGCCTCTCTACAAGAGACAGGAGACGAGAGAGGACTTCCAGAGGGAGATGGAGTTCGCCTTTGAGGACATGTACACCGGAGAGAGGAGTAAGGACTGCTCAGGGCTGGACTATTTAACTATCAATGTGTTTTGGAAGAAATGGTCACCAAGACAAgtctttgtcatttctttctAATGCTCGTAGCTCTTGTTAAAACTATGCAAATAATTCTGAAGTAGCCAGAAAGTTGAATGGTTTAATAGAGCTTGTAAACCTTGACTGTGTCTGATCTCAGGGGTTAAGGGGGACCTGGTGGTCCAGCTGGTACCAGAGCCTCTGCCAGCTCTGTCCACAGGCAGCCAGGACCGAGAGCTGGACGTCACGGTGGATGAAGACGCCACACCgggaacagaaaacacacaacatgacactgAGCAAGAAGCTGGGAGCACTGAGCCGGAAACATCTTCTCAAGGTGAAACGAAGCACAGatacacaaaaaactaaattcaAGTTTAGTTTTTAAGGATTGTTACAAGATTTTTCTCACAAAAAATGGCAGTTACTTCTTGGCTTTTAGACAAAATTGATACACAGACCTGAATATATACATGATGTAAATGCTTCCATCCTCCAGCCCTGAATACAGCCTTACTGTCCGATGAAACGTATCTTGAAATGCgttctgtttttttactttcagtGGAGCCCTCCAGACCAGCTCCTCGCCGGGCGTTGAAGAAACTCCTGGATCGTATCAGGACCCAGAGGAACCACTGGGCTGAAGGCAACAGTGACGTCCCTGCAGCCCATTCACCGACCGGCATCACCGATCAGATCCCAGAGCGAGACACAACAATCGACACAGGTTCTCTGACCAGCGAGGAGAAACAGCAACAACCCCCCATCGAGCTGTCTGAGCCTGACCGCTCACCACCTGGTCAGTCACTCACTGtcattaactgaaataaaatacattttggaagGTCGTACACAATGtggtatatttttattttgaaggtttctCAGCTCTCTTCTGTAAAGCTGTTTCACACATTTGACCAGCTGAGGTTTGGATATTACacaataatattttgattaattgtgcagcacTTCTTCATTCGTCTCTGATGTGAGATCTGTTCCTTTTTTGTGTCTCAGAGACTCATCCCTGAGTGAAACAGAGTAAATATCTAGTTGTTGTGAGAGACAAGTGAAAatgattatttctgtttttttatatgtaaTTCCAGCAGCGATGGAGACAACAGAGCAGTCAGCCGCAGCAGAAACTCTACGTCCTGATTTTGCCCACATAATCCAAGAATTTGAAGAAGAACGGAAGAAAAGGGTATAAATGCTGTTctgaatttctttattttaaaaagcaattatTATCTGTTATCTGTTTATGAGAAATAACCAAGAGGAGATTCAGTTTTTAGTTGCACATGTGAACGGGAGCTGAAATTTCTTCCAGGGTTAAGGTGGCACTAAAAAACTTTACAGTACAGAATGATTTTTGATTTAGTATCCTGCTCAAATAGCACACGTATAGCACAGAATTAAACTATAAGAAGCAGAAAGTTGATGACTGAGTGTTGAGCTTTATGTCACATCGAGGTATCAGATAACAAATCAACAAATCCTCTTATTCTGTTCACTATATAGTTCTTCAAAGAATCCAAAGCCTGGTTCTGTTTTGTCTCAATaacttcatgtgttttttttaatgattggtCAGAATTGATTGATGCAGGTGTTCCTGATTACTTCATTAGTCCAGCCCCTAAAACAGGAGTGTGTTGTGCGGGTCACAACACActcctgttttcattcctttctGCTTTGAACATAAAACAACTGCAGACGGTGGCTTGATTCTCTGTTCTGGACCCGACATACTGAAGAATATTTAAAAGCAAAATGAGGTTGAACATATTCTGGGCTGGAGGATGTTGTATCTACATCCAGCAGAGGAACACAGGAGCCTCATTCTGGGCTTTTGGGGAATTCATGTGGAGAACGTTGATCCTCTGAAGAATGGATTctacaggaggaagaggtgCTGATGGAGAGACCTGCATGCCTGGTCCAGGAACCAGATACTGAAACTGAAACGAGTCCAGTTGCCTGCGATATAGCACTTAGGATCAGATAGATTTTATTATACCTAacccttgttttttgtttttgttcaggcagaggagctggagcgggagaagcagcagcaggtggtTTTGCTTCAGGAGCTGGAAAAGCAGAAGGCCCAACTGGAGCAGATGCTGCTCGAGGCCCAGCAGGAGAGGGAACACCTGAAGGCTGTTGTGACCCAGGAAGTGCCTATTATTAAACCACCTGAAGTACCTGTTCATGACCAGGAAATCCCCTCTGTCAGTCCTGGACCAGCCACTGAGGTAGGCCTTTGATTAAGTTAAAAACTACTACTAGTTGTCTCATTTGTTGGCATCCATCATTCTGAGTTATGATCTGATCCTGGTTGATGGgagaatatatttatattatcaATATTCTCGTCAAATTAACAAGTATTGCTGGTTGTCCTTTTTTAAGATAATCCTATAACAACCTTCAGTCATTAAtaattcctcctcctctgcaatCTGCAGCTCGTGCCCCCTCCAGGTGAAGACGACCACGCCAGAAGGATTCGAGAATATCAACAGCGGCTGTTGGAACAAAACAGGTTTGTTAAAGCCTGAAGTTAAACTACTTTTTGTGATTAATGACTCACTTTCACCACTTTTCTATGCAGTTATTCTTGAAAGTAGAGCTGTAACCCTTCATATGTACTTTTATCTTCATGATATTTATCACAGATTCTTTAAAGAATGCAGTAAAGTTGTCTCGATACCAGAATTTTAAACGATTTTTACTCAATTGAGTACAGAAAACGTGACCTTTTCTCTTTAGATATTATTGATGGCAGATATTTAAATTTGTGATATTAGGCTTTATAAATGAAACTGACTTGACTCTTCTCTTTGACCAACTGTTTATTTCAGAGTTCACCAGAGATCAGTGGAAGTTGCTCGTCAGCGCCTGGAGGAATACCAGCGAGCCCTACAGATTCGTTACAACATGACAAA
This is a stretch of genomic DNA from Pagrus major chromosome 2, Pma_NU_1.0. It encodes these proteins:
- the med17 gene encoding mediator of RNA polymerase II transcription subunit 17, whose product is MSGGPAVRVSIESSCEKQVQEVALDGTETYVPPLSMSQNLSKLAQRIDFSQGSDSEEDGVEGEPRDREWGKQEPEEEEGTVKFQPSLWPWDSVRNNLRSALTEMCVLYDVLSVVKEKKYMALDPVSQDPTAGKTPQVFQLISKKKSLGTAAQLLLKGAEKLSKSVAENLENRRQRDFNSELLRLRSQWKLRKVGDKILGDLSYRSAGSLFPHHGTFEVIKNTDIDLDKKIPEDYCPLDVQIPSDLEGSAYIKVSIQKQAPDIGDLGTVNLFRRPPKNKAGTQAWHVKLEAAQNVLLCKEIFAQLSREAVQIKSQIPHIVVKNQIISQPFPGLQLSISLCHSTGEKKNHRASPEKPKPDDHLYVLEHNLHQMMREFHKQQLSSVVMPHPASAPFGHKRMRLAGPLAYDKAEISSLQQSEGLLEKIIKQAKHIFLRSRTARTIDSLASRIEDPQIQAHWSNINDVYESSVKVLITSQGYEQICKSIQLQLNIGVEQIRVVHRDGRVVTLSHQEQELQDFLLSQMSQHQVHAVQQLAKVMGWHVLSFSNHVGLGPVESIGNASAVTVASPNGEYAISVRNGPESGCKVLVQFPRSQTKELPKSDVIQEGKWSHLRGPCKEVHWSKMEGRNFVYKMELLMAALTPCP